A single Gadus macrocephalus chromosome 22, ASM3116895v1 DNA region contains:
- the arid1ab gene encoding AT-rich interactive domain-containing protein 1A isoform X3 encodes MAAQVASAATLNTSPPSELKKPDRDPQEESVPGEKQHENKEPGSDSGSPGQKELQDGSDAGNSGGGGDSDMKNGNGNLPRVNNNSSNQNDTGGPEGNNHPGMGHHHSGPFPPPPYGYNQHYSRAPFHQHGGQQSPGMAAASGPAVQPGSMMDSYPPNSHEHGYPNHYNNYSPFPNRTSYQGQGYGAMNSPRNNQPPAAGGQPGKQQPAGGTAAMAASYNNQRYNMGNQQPTSTPTLNQLLTSPSSARSYQNYPQGDYNNQEGASKGPADMGSSQYGGGHPSWQQRSHHPPPMSPGNTGQPLNRNQPPAAMDPAGKMRGQQYGGANPYSQQQQQQQQQQQQQGPPSGPGAQQGGPYPGQGYGPAGPQRYPMGMQGRTPGAMAGMQYGQQMSAYGQQGPGAYGQQGQGYYGQHGPPSHPGQQPGPYPSQAQGGSTGPYPQPGHPSQPPGQHGQPGAPYPQSQGPPQGPQPPYSQSQPGQPPYTPPSQQQQPPAQPQQQQQQQQPPTPQQQQQQGPGPQSQQGPQGQPGYPQREGPGQPPQQQQQQQQQQTPPQQQPQQQQQQGPSQQQREQQQQREQQQQREQQREQQQQREQQQQREQQREQQQQREQREQQQQQQPPQREQREPGGPSPQSQQPPGHSQQGQRSPYSQTPPQQQQQSPFQRFPPPPQELSQDSFSSQSSAPPSNQPVASNKSSQEDSMQGRPSSLPDLSGSIDDLPTGAESALSPGVSTSGVSSSQGEQSNPAQSPFSPHTSPHLPGLRGPSPSPVGSPASVTTSRTGPLSPAAVPGNQMPPRPPSVQSDGIMHSTMNQSAMGPERVYMRNPQMGPYGSPGQPGSALSPRQSSGGQMHAGMGPYPQNNSMGNYGPQGAQYGPQGYPRQPGYSNMPNSNYPGGPGIGGSMNPMPGQGGGAPYPGMPPGRMGPGQMGPRPYGPAGMGPNMGPGLPPQVASGMCPPPGMNRKEGGPPMLHGPGNSIHTRPPGYPNMSQGMMGAGSPYGPGMNNMPGMMNQGGPGPYPMGGNMVNNSPGMAPSPEFGMDKMNPGQKMNNKIDGPPKQETKKKSSSSTITNEKITRLYELGPEPERKMWVDRFLAFAEEKAMGMNNLPAVGRKPLDLFRLYVSVKEIGGLTQVNKNKKWRELATNLNVGTSSSAASSLKKQYIQCLYAFECKVERGEDPPADFFNTDVKKNQAKVQPPSPAGSGSLQGPQTPQSTSSSMAEGGDLKPPTPASTPHSQMPPIAGVRSSVNLQDPFADGGDPAFSRRNAMTPNSQGYQPGMGGPEMMGRMGPYEPNKDPFGGMRKAGEQFMTPGPGPNSGMAEQYNRGPPGPLGNMQMGQRQQFAYGPGYDRRPEPGMGPESMGPGAPQANLMPSGADAGMYSPSRPPQQQQRHEPYANQYPGQGAPPGGPYPNQQPGMYPQQQPNYKRPVDGAYGPPAKRHEGEMYNVPYSGPQQPGPQPSGPQGQPDMYNQYGAYQGPGERRPPGPGGQFPFGFGRERGPASGGPNSQSPMPPQLMGSPMPSGPDGPQGPMWQGRNEMGYPNYPNRQGAPAPGQGPGYHTMIRSEEMLPADQRMNHEGPWPGHVNQRQPPYGPGSSGPPMSRPLPSNYQNSQNHIPQVSSPAPMPRMDIRTSPSKSPFMHSGTKMQKAGPPVPASHIGQAPVQSPLIRRDVAFPPGSIEASQPHLKPRRRLTMKDIGTPEAWRVMMSLKSGLLAESTWALDTINILLYDDNSISTFNLCQLPGFLELVVEYFRRCLIEIFGILKEYEVGDPGQRTLIDPAAAEDSCDEDLPPTDTDNMDTDEEEEEDEEDEDEEKEKPKEEEEEEEEKEKKSSSEVRVKQEVEEVCSQKDRPSSEEEEEAVKEEKKDVEGMASTKDGGASVPETTAAAQETPALPSFDRPKQASKFDKLPIKVVRKKNPLRGDRSARSGQRQSFDSGLIHWSIGGGDTTEHIQTHLESRVDLLHRPRKRTPVAAQSRKTAVEEVTMTTVLTMDAAAPTATTTTTTDTPQSKTASPRPSSEPPRDSEEKSETTTTTTTKAASPARPVVATIDDVLLARPASVPADQKDGGGKFLLGLQGRRHLKILEDEPHSKDETPLSTLADWQDSLARRCVCVSNIVRSLSFIPGNDQEMSRHPGLLLLLGRLVLLHHRHPERKQAPVTYEKEEEEDEGVSCERDEWWWDCLEALRENCLVTLANISGQLDLSLYPESICLPLLDGLLHWAVCPSAEALDPFPTLGPHGSLSPQRLVLETLSKLSIQDNNVDLILATPPFGRLERLYGALVRLVGERKVAVCREMAVVLLANLAQGDGLAARAIAVQKASVGNLLGFLEDSLAATQYQQSQGPLHHMQGGGGGGAAPFEPTSVDMMRRAARALHAMARVEENHAEFTLYESRLLDISVSPLMNSLVSHVICDVLFLIGRL; translated from the exons ATGGCCGCTCAGGTCGCCAGCGCCGCCACTCTCAACACTAGCCCGCCATCGGAACTCAAAAAGCCGGATCGGGACCCGCAGGAGGAGTCGGTACCGGGAGAGAAACAACATGAAAATAAGGAACCGGGATCTGACAGCGGATCACCGGGCCAGAAGGAGCTGCAGGACGGGAGCGATGCTGGAAattctgggggaggaggggattcTGACATGAAGAACGGGAACGGGAATTTACCAAGGGTAAATAATAACAGCAGCAACCAGAATGATACAGGGGGGCCCGAAGGAAATAACCATCCCGGGATGGGACACCACCACTCGGGCCcctttcctccacctccttacgGTTACAACCAGCACTACAGCCGGGCCCCTTTTCATCAACATGGCGGACAACAAAGCCCTGGCATGGCAGCTGCATCGGGGCCGGCAGTGCAACCAGGCAGTATGATGGACTCTTACCCTCCTAATTCACACGAGCACGGCTACCCAAACCATTACAACAACTACAGCCCATTCCCAAATAGGACTTCTTACCAGGGCCAAGGATACGGGGCCATGAATTCCCCGCGTAATAACCAGCCTCCGGCGGCTGGGGGGCAGCCAGGCAAGCAACAGCCCGCAGGAGGAACCGCTGCTATGGCTGCCTCTTACAATAATCAGAGGTATAACATGGGAAATCAACAACCTACATCTACACCAACTTTAAATCAGCTGCTGACCTCTCCAAGCTCTGCGAGGAGCTATCAAAATTACCCTCAAGGAGACTATAACAATCAGGAAGGGGCCAGCAAGGGACCAGCAGATATGGGAAGCAGTCAGTATGGTGGGGGCCATCCGAGTTGGCAACAAAGAAGCCATCATCCTCCTCCCATGAGCCCGGGAAACACTGGACAACCTCTTAACCGAAATCAG CCTCCGGCTGCCATGGATCCGGCGGGGAAGATGCGGGGCCAACAATACGGCGGGGCCAACCCCtactcccagcagcagcagcagcagcaacaacagcagcagcagcaggggccaccgtcgggccccggggcccagcaAGGTGGCCCCTACCCGGGGCAGGGTTACGGGCCAGCGGGCCCACAGAGGTACCCCATGGGGATGCAGGGGCGCACCCCTGGCGCCATGGCTGGCATGCAGTACGGACAGCAG ATGTCTGCCTACGGCCAGCAGGGTCCTGGGGCCTACGGGCAGCAGGGCCAGGGCTACTACGGCCAGCACGGCCCCCCGTCGCACCCGGGCCAACAGCCTGGCCCCTACCCCAGCCAGGCCCAGGGCGGCTCCACGGGCCCCTACCCGCAGCCAGGCCACCCCTCGCAGCCGCCTGGTCAGCACGGGCAGCCTGGAGCGCCCTACCCTCAGTCCCAGGGCCCGCCTCAGGGTCCCCAGCCCCCCTACAGCCAATCCCAGCCGGGCCAGCCGCCGTACACCCCTCCTTCTCAGCAACAGCAGCCTCCGGCGCagcctcaacaacaacaacaacaacaacaaccgccgaccccccaacaacaacagcagcagggtccaggtccccagagccagcaggGGCCTCAGGGCCAGCCTGGCTACCCCCAGAGGGAAGGACCCGGGCAgcccccacaacaacaacaacaacaacagcagcaacaaacacCGCCACAACAACAgccacagcagcaacaacaacaagggcCTTCGCAGCAACAGCgcgagcagcagcaacagcgcgagcagcagcaacagcgtgAGCAGCAGCgcgaacaacaacaacagcgggaacaacaacaacagcgggAACAACAAcgtgaacaacaacaacagcgtgAACAGcgtgaacaacaacaacaacaacaacctccgCAGCGGGAGCAGCGGGAGCCTGGGGGTCCGTCTCCCCAGTCCCAGCAGCCCCCGGGCCACTCGCAGCAGGGCCAGCGCTCGCCCTACTCCCAGAcgcccccccagcagcagcagcagtccccCTTCCAGAGGTTCCCGCCTCCACCACAG GAGCTCTCCCAGGATTCCTTTAGCTCGCAGTCCAgtgcccccccctccaaccagcCCGTGGCCTCCAACAAGAGCAGCCAGGAGGACAGCATGCAAGGGCGGCCTTCCAGTCTGCCG gacctGTCGGGCTCCATCGACGACCTGCCCACGGGCGCCGAGAGCGCCCTGAGCCCGGGGGTCAGCACCTCGGGGGTGTCCAGCAGCCAGGGAGAGCAGAGCAACCCGGCCCAGTCGCCCTTCTCCCCGCACACCTCCCCCCACCTGCCGGGCCTCCGGGGGCCCTCGCCCTCCCCCGTGGGCTCCCCCGCCAGCGTCACCACCTCCAGGACCGGGCCCCTCTCGCCGGCCGCCGTGCCAG GTAACCAGATGCCCCCGCGGCCGCCCAGCGTGCAGTCGGACGGCATCATGCACTCTACCATGAACCAGTCGGCCATGGGCCCGGAGAGGG TGTACATGAGAAACCCCCAGATGGGCCCCTACGGGTCCCCCGGTCAGCCCGGCTCCGCCTTATCTCCCCGCCAGTCCTCCGGGGGCCAGATGCACGCCGGCATGGGCCCCTATCCCCAGAACAACTCCATGGGCAACTACGGACCCCAGGGGGCCCAGTACGGCCCTCAAG GCTACCCCAGGCAGCCCGGCTACAGCAACATGCCCAACTCCAACTACCCGGGAGGCCCCGGCATCGGCGGCTCCATGAACCCCATGCCGGGCCAGGGCGGCGGGGCGCCCTACCCCGGCATGCCCCCCGGCCGCATGGGCCCCGGGCAGATGGGCCCGCGGCCGTACGGCCCCGCCGGCATGGGCCCCAACATGGGGCCCGGCTTGCCCCCCCAGGTGGCCTCCGGGATGTGTCCACCCCCGGGCATGAACAGGAAGGAGGGCGGCCCCCCCATGCTCCACGGCCCCGGCAACTCCATACACACCAG GCCGCCCGGTTACCCCAACATGTCCCAGGGCATGATGGGCGCGGGCTCCCCGTATGGCCCGGGCATGAACAACATGCCCGGCATGATGAACCAAGGCGGTCCAGGCCCGTACCCCATGGGGGGCAACATGGTCAACAACTCCCCCG GCATGGCCCCCAGTCCAGAGTTTGGCATGGACAAGATGAACCCCGGCCAGAAGATGAACAACAAAATCGACGGCCCCCCCAAGCAAGAAACTAAAAAG aAGTCGAGCTCGTCCACCATCACCAACGAGAAGATCACCCGCCTGTACGAGCTGGGCCCCGAGCCGGAGAGGAAGATGTGGGTGGACCGCTTCCTGGCCTTCGCCGAGGAGAAGGCCATGGGCATGAACAACCTGCCCGCCGTGGGCCGCAAGCCCCTGGACCTCTTCCGCCTCTACGTGTCCGTCAAGGAGATCGGGGGGCTCACCCAG gtgaacaagaacaagaagtgGCGGGAGCTGGCCACCAACCTGAACGTGGGCACGTCGAGCAGCGCGGCCAGCTCGCTGAAGAAGCAGTACATCCAGTGTCTGTACGCCTTCGAGTGCAAGGTGGAGCGCGGAGAGGACCCGCCCGCCGACTTCTTCAACACGGACGTCAAGAAGAACCAGGCCAAGGTCCAGCCCCCCAGCCCAG CCGGCTCCGGGTCCCTCCAGgggccccagaccccccagtCCACCAGTAGCTCCATGGCTGAGGGGGGCGACCTGAAGCCTCCCACCCCGGCCTCCACCCCCCACAGCCAGATGCCTCCCATCGCGGGCGTCAG GAGCAGCGTCAACCTCCAGGACCCCTTCGCCGACGGCGGTGACCCGGCCTTCTCCCGGAGGAACGCCATGACCCCCAACTCCCAGGGCTACCAGCCCGGCATGGGCGGCCCCGAGATGATGGGCCGCATGGGCCCCTACGAGCCCAACAAGGACCCCTTCGGCGGCATGAGGAAAG CGGGAGAGCAGTTCATGACACCCGGCCCGGGGCCCAACAGCGGCATGGCGGAGCAGTACAACcgcggccccccggggcccttgGGCAACATGCAGATGGGCCAGAGGCAGCAGTTTGCCTACGGACCGGGATACGACCGCAG GCCGGAGCCCGGCATGGGTCCCGAGAGCATGGGCCCCGGAGCGCCCCAGGCCAACCTCATGCCCTCGGGGGCCGACGCAGGCATGTACTCGCCCAGCCggcccccccagcagcagcagcg GCACGAGCCCTATGCTAATCAGTACCCCGGCCAAGGAGCTCCCCCTGGTGGCCCCTACCCCAACCAGCAGCCAGGAATGTATCCCCAGCAGCAGCCG AACTACAAGCGTCCTGTGGACGGAGCCTACGGCCCCCCGGCCAAGCGCCACGAGGGCGAGATGTACAACGTCCCCTACAGCGGCCCCCAGCAGCCGGGGCCCCAGCCGTCGGGCCCCCAGGGCCAGCCAGACATGTACAACCAGTACGGCGCCTACCAGGGCCCCGGTGAGCGCCGGCCGCCCGGCCCCGGGGGCCAGTTCCCCTTCGGGTTCGGTCGGGAGCGGGGCCCGGCCTCTGGGGGCCCCAACTCCCAGTCCCCCATGCCGCCCCAGTTGATGGGCAGCCCCATGCCTTCGGGGCCAgacggcccccaggggcccatgTGGCAGGGCCGCAACGAGATGGGCTACCCCAACTACCCCAACCGGCAGGGGGCCCCGGCCCCCGGCCAGGGGCCCGGCTACCACACCATGATCCGCTCGGAGGAGATGCTGCCGGCGGACCAGCGCATGAACCACGAGGGGCCCTGGCCCGGCCACGTCAACCAGAGGCAGCCGCCGTACGGCCCCGGCTCCTCGGGGCCCCCCATGTCCAGGCCCCTGCCGTCCAACTACCAGAACTCCCAGAACCACATTCCGCAGGTCTCCAGTCCGGCGCCCATGCCCCGCATGGACATCCGCACGTCCCCCAGCAAGTCCCCTTTTATGCACTCGGGCACCAAGATGCAGAAAGCCGGCCCTCCGGTGCCCGCTTCCCATATCGGCCAGGCCCCTGTGCAGTCGCCCCTGATCAGGAGGGACGTTGCCTTCCCCCCTGGCTCCATCGAGGCCAGCCAGCCCCACCTGAAACCCCGGAGGAGACTGACCATGAAGGACATCG GCACGCCCGAGGCTTGGAGGGTGATGATGTCGCTCAAGTCGGGTTTGCTAGCCGAGAGCACCTGGGCCCTGGACACCATTAACATTCTGCTGTACGACGACAACAGCATTTCTACTTTCAACCTCTGCCAG CTGCCTGGCTtcctggagctggtggtggagtaCTTCCGGCGGTGCCTGATCGAGATCTTCGGCATCCTGAAGGAGTACGAGGTGGGCGACCCGGGCCAGCGCACGCTGATCGACCCCGCGGCCGCCGAGGACAGCTGCGACGAGGACCTGCCCCCCACCGACACGGACAACATGGAcacagacgaggaggaggaagaggacgaggaggacgaggacgaggagaaggagaagcccaaggaggaggaggaggaggaggaggagaaggagaagaagagttCCTCGGAGGTCCGGGtgaagcaggaggtggaggaggtgtgctCGCAGAAAGACCGGCCTTCatcggaggaggaagaagaggccgtgaaggaggagaagaaggacgtTGAAGGGATGGCCTCGACCAAAGACGGAGGAGCCTCTGTACCGGAAACAACCGCCGCCGCCCAAGAAACCCCGGCCCTGCCCTCGTTCGACCGGCCCAAGCAGGCCAGCAAGTTTGACAAGCTGCCCATCAAGGTGGTGCGCAAGAAGAACCCCCTCCGGGGCGACCGCTCGGCCCGCTCGGGCCAGCGGCAGAGCTTCGACAGCGGCCTCATACACTGGAGCATCGGCGGCGGAGACACCACCGAACACATCCAGACCCACCTGGAGAGCCGGGTGGATCTGCTCCACCGGCCGCGCAAGCGGACGCCCGTCGCGGCGCAGAGCAGAAAGACGGCCGTCGAGGAGGTGACCATGACGACGGTCCTGACGATGGACGCCGCCGCCCCGacggcgacgacgacgacgacgacggacaCCCCCCAGAGCAAGACGGCCTCGCCCCGGCCCTCCTCGGAGCCCCCCCGCGACTCGGAAGAGAAGAGcgagacgacgacgacgacgacgacgaaggCGGCGTCCCCGGCCCGCCCCGTCGTGGCCACCATCGACGACGTGCTGTTGGCGCGGCCGGCCTCCGTGCCGGCGGACCAGAAGGACGGCGGCGGCAAGTTCCTGCTGGGCCTGCAGGGCCGGCGCCACCTGAAGATCCTGGAGGACGAGCCGCACAGCAAGGACGAGACGCCGCTCAGCACGCTGGCGGACTGGCAGGACTCGCTGGCGCGCCGCTGCGTCTGCGTGTCCAACATCGTGCGCAGCCTCTCCTTCATCCCGGGCAACGACCAGGAGATGTCCCGGCACccgggcctgctgctgctgctgggccgcCTGGTGCTGCTGCACCACCGGCACCCCGAGCGCAAGCAGGCGCCCGTCACCtacgagaaggaggaggaggaggacgagggcgTGAGCTGCGAGCGCGACGAGTGGTGGTGGGACTGCCTGGAGGCGCTGCGAGAGAACTGCCTGGTGACGCTGGCCAACATCTCGGGCCAGCTGGACCTCTCGCTCTACCCCGAGAGCATCTGCCTGCCCCTGCTGGACGGCCTGCTCCACTGGGCCGTGTGCCCCTCGGCCGAGGCCCTGGACCCCTTCCCCACGCTGGGGCCCCACGGCTCGCTGTCGCCGCAGCGGCTGGTGCTGGAGACCCTCAGCAAGCTGAGCATCCAGGACAACAACGTGGACCTCATCCTGGCCACGCCGCCCTTCGGCCGGCTGGAGCGGCTGTACGGCGCCCTGGTGCGGCTGGTGGGCGAGCGCAAGGTGGCGGTGTGCCGGGAGATGGCGGTGGTGCTGCTGGCCAACCTGGCGCAGGGCGACGGGCTGGCGGCGCGCGCCATCGCCGTGCAGAAGGCCAGCGTGGGCAACCTGCTGGGCTTCCTGGAGGACAGCCTGGCGGCCACGCAGTACCAGCAGAGCCAGGGCCCGCTGCACCACAtgcagggcggcggcggcggtggggcgGCGCCCTTCGAGCCCACCAGCGTGGACATGATGCGGCGGGCAGCGCGCGCGCTGCACGCCATGGCCCGCGTGGAGGAGAACCACGCCGAGTTCACGCTGTACGAGTCGCGGCTGCTCGACATCTCGGTGTCGCCGCTCATGAACTCGCTGGTGTCGCACGTGATCTGCGACGTACTCTTTCTGATCGGCCGCTTATGA